From Camelus ferus isolate YT-003-E chromosome 18, BCGSAC_Cfer_1.0, whole genome shotgun sequence, one genomic window encodes:
- the MAPK8IP3 gene encoding C-Jun-amino-terminal kinase-interacting protein 3 isoform X5, producing MMEIQMDEGGGVVVYQDDYCSGSVMSERVSGLAGSIYREFERLIHCYDEEVVKELMPLVVNVLENLDSVLSENQEHEVELELLREDNEQLLTQYEREKALRKQAEEKFIEFEDALEQEKKELQIQVEHYEFQTRQLELKAKNYSDQISRLEERESEMKKEYNALHQRHTEMIQTYVEHIERSKMQQVGGNSQTEGSLPGRRKERPTSLNVFPLADSTVRAQMGGKLVPAGDHWHLSDLGQLQLSSSYQCPQDEMSESGQSSAAATPSTTGTKSNTPTSSVPSAAVTPLSEGLQPLGEYGAGTKNSKRAREKRNSRNMEVQVTQEMRNVSIGMGSSDEWSDVQDIIDSTPELDMGREPRLDRTGNSPTQGIVNKAFGINTDSLYHELSTAGSEVIGDVDEGADLLGEFSVRDDFFGMGKEVGNLLLENSQLLETKNALNVVKNDLIAKVDQLSGEQEVLKGDLEAARQAKLRLESRIKDLEEELRRVKSEAITAHREPKEEVEDVSSYLCTELDKIPMAQRRRFTRVEMARVLMERNQYKERLMELQEAVRWTEMIRASREHPSVQEKKKSTIWQFFSRLFSSSSSPPPAKRSYPSVNIHYKSPTTAGFSQRRSHAMCQISGSRPLEFFPDDDCTSSARREQKREQYRQVREHVRNDDGRLQACGWSLPAKYKQLSPNGGQEDTRMKNVPVPVYCRPLVEKDPTMKLWCAAGVNLSGWKPNEEDPGNGVKPAPGRDPLTCDREVEGESKSNHTSPEKKKGKELPEADATSSRVWILTSTLTTSKVVIIDANQPGTVVDQFTVCNAHVLCISSIPAASDSDYPPGEIFLDSDVNPEDSGADGVLAGITLVGCATRCNVPRSNCSSRGDTPVLDKGQGEVATVANGKVNPSQSTEEATEATEVPDPGPSETEVAAVRPGPLTEHVFTDPAPTPPPSAQPDSENGPEAEVSGVQPEPEPSGDPAGASSSAAPTMWLGAQNGWLYVHSAVANWRKCLHSIKLKDSVLSLVHVKGRVLVALADGTLAIFHRGEDSQWDLSNYHLMDLGRPHHSIRCMAVVYDRVWCGYKNKVHVIQPKTMQIEKSFDAHPRRESQVRQLAWIGDGVWVSIRLDSTLRLYHAHTHQHLQDVDIEPYVSKMLGTGKLGFSFVRITALLIAGNRLWVGTGNGVVISIPLTETVVLHRGQLLGLRANKTSPTSGEGTRPGGVIHVYGDDSSDKSASSFIPYCSMAQAQLCFHGHRDAVKFFVSVPGNVLATLNGSVLDSPSEGPGPAAPAADAEAQKLKNVLVLSGGEGYIDFRIGDGEDDEPEEGAGDVSQVKPMLSKAERSHIIVWQVSYTPE from the exons AAATTCATTGAGTTTGAAGATGCTTTGGAACAAGAGAAGAAAGAGCTCCAAATCCAGGTGGAACACTATGAGTTTCAGACTCGCCAGCTGGAACTGAAGGCCAAAAACTATTCAGATCAGA TTTCCCGGCTGGAGGAGCGGGAGTCGGAGATGAAGAAGGAGTACAACGCCCTGCACCAGCGGCACACCGAG ATGATCCAGACCTACGTGGAGCATATCGAGAGATCCAAGATGCAGCAGGTTGGGGGAAACAGCCAAACCGAGGGCAGCCTGCCAGGGCGGAG GAAGGAGCGCCCTACCTCCCTGAACGTCTTCCCCCTGGCTGACAGCACGGTACGTGCCCAGATGGGGGGCAAGCTCGTGCCTGCGGGGGACCACTGGCACCTGAGTGACCTCGGCCAGCTGCAGTTGAGCTCCAGCTACCAG TGTCCGCAGGACGAGATGTCCGAGTCGGGCCAGTCCTCGGCGGCTGCCACGCCTAGCACCACAGGCACCAAGTCCAACACGCCCACCTCCTCCGTGCCCTCAGCCGCTGTCACGCCCCTCAGCGAGGGCCTGCAGCCCCTGGGCGAGTACGGTGCCGGCACCAAGAACAGCAAGCGGGCCCGGGAGAAGCGCAACAGCCGCAACATGGAGGTGCAGGTCACGCAGGAGATGCGGAACGTCAGCATAG GCATGGGAAGCAGTGACGAGTGGTCTGATGTCCAAGACATTATCGACTCCACCCCAGAGCTGGACATGGGTCGGGAGCCCCGCCTGGACCGCACGGGCAACAG CCCGACCCAGGGGATCGTGAACAAGGCTTTTGGCATCAACACTGACTCCCTGTACCACGAGCTGTCAACTGCGGGCTCCGAGGTCATCGGGGACGTGGATGAAGGGGCCGACCTGCTAG GGGAGTTCTCAG TGCGCGATGATTTTTTTG GCATGGGCAAGGAAGTGGGGAATCTGCTGCTGGAGAACTCACAGCTTCTAGAAACCAA aaatgcCCTGAATGTGGTCAAGAATGACCTCATTGCCAAGGTGGACCAGCTGTCGGGGGAGCAGGAGGTGCTGAAGGGGGACTTGGAAGCCGCCAGGCAGGCCAAACTCAGGCTGGAGAGCCGCATCAaggacctggaggaggagctgaggag AGTGAAGTCAGAGGCCATCACTGCCCACCGTGAACCCAAAGAAGAGGTGGAGGATGTAAGCAGCTATCTCTGTACAGAATTG GACAAGATCCCCATGGCTCAGCGCCGCCGCTTCACCCGGGTGGAGATGGCCCGTGTGCTTATGGAGCGGAACCAGTACAAGGAGCGGCTGATGGAGCTGCAGGAGGCCGTGCGGTGGACCGAGATGATCAG GGCGTCCCGAGAGCACCCATCTGTCCAGGAGAAGAAGAAGTCCACCATCTGGCAGTT CTTCAGCCGCCTcttcagctcctcctccagcccccctcCGGCCAAGCGGTCCTATCCCTCTGTGAACATCCATTACAAGTCGCCCACCACGGCCGGCTTCAGCCAGCGCCGCAGCCACGCCATGTGCCAGATCTCTGGCAGCCGGCCCCTGGAGTTCTTCCCAGATGA tGACTGCACGTCCTCAGCCCGGCGGGAGCAGAAGCGCGAGCAGTACCGCCAGGTGCGGGAGCACGTGCGCAACGACGACGGGCGGCTGCAGGCCTGTGGCTGGAGCCTGCCGGCCAAGTACAAGCAG CTGAGTCCTAATGGGGGCCAGGAGGACACGCGGATGAAGAATGTGCCTGTCCCCGTGTACTGCCGTCCTCTGGTGGAGAAGGACCCCACCATGAAG CTGTGGTGTGCGGCGGGCGTCAACTTGAGCGGGTGGAAGCCGAATGAAGAGGACCCTGGGAACGGAGTCAAGCCTGCGCCGGGCCGAGACCCTCTGACCTGTGACCGGGAAGTAGAAGGAGAGTCCAAGAGCAACCACACATCCCCTGAGAAGAAGAAG GGAAAGGAGCTGCCGGAGGCAGACGCCACCTCCAGCCGCGTGTGGATCCTCACCAGCACCCTGACCACCAGCAAAGTGGTGATCATCGACGCCAACCAGCCGGGCACCGTCGTGGACCAGTTCACCGTGTGCAATGCCCACGTCCTGTGCATCTCCAGCATCCCTG CGGCCAGCGACAGCGACTACCCTCCAGGGGAGATCTTCCTGGACAGCGACGTGAACCCCGAGGACTCCGGTGCTGATGGTGTGCTGGCAGGCATCACCCTGGTGGGCTGTGCCACCCGCTGCAACGTGCCACGCAGCAACTGCTCCTCCCGTGGGGACACACCGGTGCTGGACAAGGGCCAGG GGGAGGTGGCCACCGTCGCCAATGGGAAGGTCAACCCATCTCAGTCCACGGAGGAGGCCACAGAGGCCACAGAGGTGCCAGACCCTGGGCCCAGTGAGACAGAGGTAGCCGCAGTACGGCCTGGACCCCTCACAGAGCACGTCTTCACggacccagcccccaccccgccccccagtgCTCAGCCTGACAG TGAGAATGGGCCAGAGGCCGAAGTGAGTGGTGTACAGCCTGAGCCGGAGCCCAGTGGGGACCCTGCTGGGGCCAGCAGCAGTGCCGCGCCCACCATGTGGCTAGGAGCCCAGAATGGCTG GCTCTACGTACATTCAGCTGTCGCCAACTGGAGGAAGTGTCTGCACTCCATCAAGCTGAAGGACTCGGTGCTGAGCCTGGT GCACGTGAAAGGGCGAGTGCTGGTGGCTCTGGCAGATGGGACTCTGGCCATCTTCCACCGAGGCGAAG ACAGCCAGTGGGACCTGAGTAATTACCACCTGATGGACCTGGGCCGCCCACATCACTCCATCCGCTGCATGGCAGTCGTGTATGACCGTGTTTGGTGTGGCTACAAGAACAAGGTGCACGTCATCCAGCCCAAGACCATGCAGATCGAG AAATCATTTGATGCGCACCCACGGCGGGAGAGCCAGGTGCGGCAGCTGGCGTGGATCGGTGACGGGGTGTGGGTGTCCATCCGCTTGGACTCCACGCTGCGGCTCTACCATgcccacacccaccagcacctgCAGGACGTGGATATCGAGCCTTACGTCAGCAAGATGCTGG GCACAGGCAAGCTGGGCTTCTCCTTTGTGCGCATCACAGCCCTGCTCATCGCGGGCAACCGCCTCTGGGTGGGCACCGGCAACGGGGTCGTCATCTCCATCCCATTGACCGAGA ccGTGGTCCTGCACCGAGGCCAGCTCCTGGGGCTCCGTG ccaacAAGACATCACCCACGTCTGGGGAGGGGACCCGCCCAGGGGGTGTCATCCACGTGTATGGTGATGACAGCAGTGACAAGTCAGCCAGTAGCTTTATCCCCTACTGCTCCATGGCCCAGGCTCAACTCTGCTTCCACGGCCACCGTGACGCTGTCAAATTCTTCGTGTCCGTGCCAG GGAATGTGTTGGCCACTCTCAACGGCAGCGTGCTCGACAGCCCGTCTGAGGGCCCTGGGCCCGCTGCCCCCGCTGCCGACGCTGAGGCCCAGAAGCTGAAGAACGTGCTGGTGCTGAGTGGCGGCGAGGGCTACATAGACTTCCGCATTG GCGATGGAGAAGATGACGAGCCCGAGGAGGGTGCAGGGGATGTGAGCCAGGTGAAGCCCATGCTGTCCAAGGCCGAGCGCAGCCACATCATTGTGTGGCAGGTGTCCTACACCCCCGAGTGA
- the MAPK8IP3 gene encoding C-Jun-amino-terminal kinase-interacting protein 3 isoform X13 → MMEIQMDEGGGVVVYQDDYCSGSVMSERVSGLAGSIYREFERLIHCYDEEVVKELMPLVVNVLENLDSVLSENQEHEVELELLREDNEQLLTQYEREKALRKQAEEKFIEFEDALEQEKKELQIQVEHYEFQTRQLELKAKNYSDQISRLEERESEMKKEYNALHQRHTEMIQTYVEHIERSKMQQVGGNSQTEGSLPGRRKERPTSLNVFPLADSTCPQDEMSESGQSSAAATPSTTGTKSNTPTSSVPSAAVTPLSEGLQPLGEYGAGTKNSKRAREKRNSRNMEVQVTQEMRNVSIGMGSSDEWSDVQDIIDSTPELDMGREPRLDRTGNSPTQGIVNKAFGINTDSLYHELSTAGSEVIGDVDEGADLLGEFSVRDDFFGMGKEVGNLLLENSQLLETKNALNVVKNDLIAKVDQLSGEQEVLKGDLEAARQAKLRLESRIKDLEEELRRVKSEAITAHREPKEEVEDVSSYLCTELDKIPMAQRRRFTRVEMARVLMERNQYKERLMELQEAVRWTEMIRASREHPSVQEKKKSTIWQFFSRLFSSSSSPPPAKRSYPSVNIHYKSPTTAGFSQRRSHAMCQISGSRPLEFFPDDDCTSSARREQKREQYRQVREHVRNDDGRLQACGWSLPAKYKQLSPNGGQEDTRMKNVPVPVYCRPLVEKDPTMKLWCAAGVNLSGWKPNEEDPGNGVKPAPGRDPLTCDREVEGESKSNHTSPEKKKGKELPEADATSSRVWILTSTLTTSKVVIIDANQPGTVVDQFTVCNAHVLCISSIPAASDSDYPPGEIFLDSDVNPEDSGADGVLAGITLVGCATRCNVPRSNCSSRGDTPVLDKGQGEVATVANGKVNPSQSTEEATEATEVPDPGPSETEVAAVRPGPLTEHVFTDPAPTPPPSAQPDSENGPEAEVSGVQPEPEPSGDPAGASSSAAPTMWLGAQNGWLYVHSAVANWRKCLHSIKLKDSVLSLVHVKGRVLVALADGTLAIFHRGEDSQWDLSNYHLMDLGRPHHSIRCMAVVYDRVWCGYKNKVHVIQPKTMQIEKSFDAHPRRESQVRQLAWIGDGVWVSIRLDSTLRLYHAHTHQHLQDVDIEPYVSKMLGTGKLGFSFVRITALLIAGNRLWVGTGNGVVISIPLTETVVLHRGQLLGLRANKTSPTSGEGTRPGGVIHVYGDDSSDKSASSFIPYCSMAQAQLCFHGHRDAVKFFVSVPGNVLATLNGSVLDSPSEGPGPAAPAADAEAQKLKNVLVLSGGEGYIDFRIGDGEDDEPEEGAGDVSQVKPMLSKAERSHIIVWQVSYTPE, encoded by the exons AAATTCATTGAGTTTGAAGATGCTTTGGAACAAGAGAAGAAAGAGCTCCAAATCCAGGTGGAACACTATGAGTTTCAGACTCGCCAGCTGGAACTGAAGGCCAAAAACTATTCAGATCAGA TTTCCCGGCTGGAGGAGCGGGAGTCGGAGATGAAGAAGGAGTACAACGCCCTGCACCAGCGGCACACCGAG ATGATCCAGACCTACGTGGAGCATATCGAGAGATCCAAGATGCAGCAGGTTGGGGGAAACAGCCAAACCGAGGGCAGCCTGCCAGGGCGGAG GAAGGAGCGCCCTACCTCCCTGAACGTCTTCCCCCTGGCTGACAGCACG TGTCCGCAGGACGAGATGTCCGAGTCGGGCCAGTCCTCGGCGGCTGCCACGCCTAGCACCACAGGCACCAAGTCCAACACGCCCACCTCCTCCGTGCCCTCAGCCGCTGTCACGCCCCTCAGCGAGGGCCTGCAGCCCCTGGGCGAGTACGGTGCCGGCACCAAGAACAGCAAGCGGGCCCGGGAGAAGCGCAACAGCCGCAACATGGAGGTGCAGGTCACGCAGGAGATGCGGAACGTCAGCATAG GCATGGGAAGCAGTGACGAGTGGTCTGATGTCCAAGACATTATCGACTCCACCCCAGAGCTGGACATGGGTCGGGAGCCCCGCCTGGACCGCACGGGCAACAG CCCGACCCAGGGGATCGTGAACAAGGCTTTTGGCATCAACACTGACTCCCTGTACCACGAGCTGTCAACTGCGGGCTCCGAGGTCATCGGGGACGTGGATGAAGGGGCCGACCTGCTAG GGGAGTTCTCAG TGCGCGATGATTTTTTTG GCATGGGCAAGGAAGTGGGGAATCTGCTGCTGGAGAACTCACAGCTTCTAGAAACCAA aaatgcCCTGAATGTGGTCAAGAATGACCTCATTGCCAAGGTGGACCAGCTGTCGGGGGAGCAGGAGGTGCTGAAGGGGGACTTGGAAGCCGCCAGGCAGGCCAAACTCAGGCTGGAGAGCCGCATCAaggacctggaggaggagctgaggag AGTGAAGTCAGAGGCCATCACTGCCCACCGTGAACCCAAAGAAGAGGTGGAGGATGTAAGCAGCTATCTCTGTACAGAATTG GACAAGATCCCCATGGCTCAGCGCCGCCGCTTCACCCGGGTGGAGATGGCCCGTGTGCTTATGGAGCGGAACCAGTACAAGGAGCGGCTGATGGAGCTGCAGGAGGCCGTGCGGTGGACCGAGATGATCAG GGCGTCCCGAGAGCACCCATCTGTCCAGGAGAAGAAGAAGTCCACCATCTGGCAGTT CTTCAGCCGCCTcttcagctcctcctccagcccccctcCGGCCAAGCGGTCCTATCCCTCTGTGAACATCCATTACAAGTCGCCCACCACGGCCGGCTTCAGCCAGCGCCGCAGCCACGCCATGTGCCAGATCTCTGGCAGCCGGCCCCTGGAGTTCTTCCCAGATGA tGACTGCACGTCCTCAGCCCGGCGGGAGCAGAAGCGCGAGCAGTACCGCCAGGTGCGGGAGCACGTGCGCAACGACGACGGGCGGCTGCAGGCCTGTGGCTGGAGCCTGCCGGCCAAGTACAAGCAG CTGAGTCCTAATGGGGGCCAGGAGGACACGCGGATGAAGAATGTGCCTGTCCCCGTGTACTGCCGTCCTCTGGTGGAGAAGGACCCCACCATGAAG CTGTGGTGTGCGGCGGGCGTCAACTTGAGCGGGTGGAAGCCGAATGAAGAGGACCCTGGGAACGGAGTCAAGCCTGCGCCGGGCCGAGACCCTCTGACCTGTGACCGGGAAGTAGAAGGAGAGTCCAAGAGCAACCACACATCCCCTGAGAAGAAGAAG GGAAAGGAGCTGCCGGAGGCAGACGCCACCTCCAGCCGCGTGTGGATCCTCACCAGCACCCTGACCACCAGCAAAGTGGTGATCATCGACGCCAACCAGCCGGGCACCGTCGTGGACCAGTTCACCGTGTGCAATGCCCACGTCCTGTGCATCTCCAGCATCCCTG CGGCCAGCGACAGCGACTACCCTCCAGGGGAGATCTTCCTGGACAGCGACGTGAACCCCGAGGACTCCGGTGCTGATGGTGTGCTGGCAGGCATCACCCTGGTGGGCTGTGCCACCCGCTGCAACGTGCCACGCAGCAACTGCTCCTCCCGTGGGGACACACCGGTGCTGGACAAGGGCCAGG GGGAGGTGGCCACCGTCGCCAATGGGAAGGTCAACCCATCTCAGTCCACGGAGGAGGCCACAGAGGCCACAGAGGTGCCAGACCCTGGGCCCAGTGAGACAGAGGTAGCCGCAGTACGGCCTGGACCCCTCACAGAGCACGTCTTCACggacccagcccccaccccgccccccagtgCTCAGCCTGACAG TGAGAATGGGCCAGAGGCCGAAGTGAGTGGTGTACAGCCTGAGCCGGAGCCCAGTGGGGACCCTGCTGGGGCCAGCAGCAGTGCCGCGCCCACCATGTGGCTAGGAGCCCAGAATGGCTG GCTCTACGTACATTCAGCTGTCGCCAACTGGAGGAAGTGTCTGCACTCCATCAAGCTGAAGGACTCGGTGCTGAGCCTGGT GCACGTGAAAGGGCGAGTGCTGGTGGCTCTGGCAGATGGGACTCTGGCCATCTTCCACCGAGGCGAAG ACAGCCAGTGGGACCTGAGTAATTACCACCTGATGGACCTGGGCCGCCCACATCACTCCATCCGCTGCATGGCAGTCGTGTATGACCGTGTTTGGTGTGGCTACAAGAACAAGGTGCACGTCATCCAGCCCAAGACCATGCAGATCGAG AAATCATTTGATGCGCACCCACGGCGGGAGAGCCAGGTGCGGCAGCTGGCGTGGATCGGTGACGGGGTGTGGGTGTCCATCCGCTTGGACTCCACGCTGCGGCTCTACCATgcccacacccaccagcacctgCAGGACGTGGATATCGAGCCTTACGTCAGCAAGATGCTGG GCACAGGCAAGCTGGGCTTCTCCTTTGTGCGCATCACAGCCCTGCTCATCGCGGGCAACCGCCTCTGGGTGGGCACCGGCAACGGGGTCGTCATCTCCATCCCATTGACCGAGA ccGTGGTCCTGCACCGAGGCCAGCTCCTGGGGCTCCGTG ccaacAAGACATCACCCACGTCTGGGGAGGGGACCCGCCCAGGGGGTGTCATCCACGTGTATGGTGATGACAGCAGTGACAAGTCAGCCAGTAGCTTTATCCCCTACTGCTCCATGGCCCAGGCTCAACTCTGCTTCCACGGCCACCGTGACGCTGTCAAATTCTTCGTGTCCGTGCCAG GGAATGTGTTGGCCACTCTCAACGGCAGCGTGCTCGACAGCCCGTCTGAGGGCCCTGGGCCCGCTGCCCCCGCTGCCGACGCTGAGGCCCAGAAGCTGAAGAACGTGCTGGTGCTGAGTGGCGGCGAGGGCTACATAGACTTCCGCATTG GCGATGGAGAAGATGACGAGCCCGAGGAGGGTGCAGGGGATGTGAGCCAGGTGAAGCCCATGCTGTCCAAGGCCGAGCGCAGCCACATCATTGTGTGGCAGGTGTCCTACACCCCCGAGTGA